The following proteins come from a genomic window of Gadus morhua chromosome 11, gadMor3.0, whole genome shotgun sequence:
- the LOC115553923 gene encoding potassium/sodium hyperpolarization-activated cyclic nucleotide-gated channel 2, whose protein sequence is MDGVAGGTGTPGSAGGSGGGSLPRRSAGDSKRRSKGSSLPSSGYRLSQASLEGERGSVGGDSTGNRRRLSIMSASNRDSLPFLRPAGTPTTPIALPPPPISSPAGNSSSSLPPPRSVGVRSALASTSSAGTGVLVVATGGATETTTTTTTTACNAAGAAGSPQMGGLAGMGVFGMGLDGGEDYSYSNQSTFIQRQFGAMLQPGVNKFSLRMFGSHKAVALEQERLKSAGTWIIHPYSDFRFYWDLLMLLLMMGNLIILPVGITFFKDENTPPWIIFNVVSDTLFLVDLVLNFRTGIVKEDSTEILLDPRAIRQRYLKSWFLVDFVSSIPVDYIFLMVDLEARLDSEVYRTARALRIVRFTKILSLLRLLRLSRLIRYIHQWEEIFHMTYDLASAMVRIVNLIGMMLLLCHWDGCLQFLVPMLQDFPSDCWVSKNNMVNDTWGVQYSYALFKAMSHMLCIGYGAQAPEGMTDVWLTMLSMIVGATCYAMFIGHATALIQSLDSSRRQYQEKYKQVEQYMSFHKLPADVRQKIHEYYEHRFQGKMFDEENILGELSDPLKEEIVSFNCRSLVANMPLFANADPNFVTAVLIKLRFEVFQPADFIIREGTVGRKMYFIQHGRVGVLARGNRETKLSDGSYFGEICLLTRGRRTASVRADTYCRLYSLSVDSFNEVLEEHPMMRRAFETVAVDRLDRIGRKNSLLLRKSSQGGSLAGGSIGRGGGRGGGGPGAGAGLAMGGLGSCDSMLVQQIVKHDSMPAMQEAIAAAAAGRGGALGGSGSVSPRPRPVIWAPLVHAPLQTAAATTNVAIALMHQQQQQQQLLQQQHALGGAIFLPSPLISPSPSSSFPMSPPRGPGLHPLRPSVSSLIGMIGVGGLGGLSQRGGFPGSPSQMGTPLCGGLTSPPVAQAPSAASPMMPTAHLGRTHHYSLRLQSDNPSMIGGPPGTPTSGGATTPPLFKVATNNPPAVPCAPPDSSGYTVSQQGAKEALLRHGGAGSQGLPALGRLTKEARLLSASQPTLPHRSWVGVHPHPPLHRKASGGNLLPPPFLVGGLARGGSAGILSFNSNASQLPLAVPPFGGPRAQSIALIQPPVCITAPVHPYADPHCAPMPAHPATIMGTAMPTTAVPLPCSPKPTPLSPAGPAPTPSTPPAVLSPTPRPKPGPPIPSRASSPPCSSTPHPSSSPVPCPKPIPPPSPRSSSPSPCSTPPPPLPSVPTPAPMPPTYGARSPLTSSSPPSSPPACPQSPRAKASHTPPPPSPLSGLSPAQTPTPPPTPPRPHTPTSTQMPPPVSALPPGPPSSAPSLGAGQSLNPAHATPLSPSPHPGQSPISPPVHLSAPASPRALTPSSALAPSQMPRQSPTQMPSMSPVPAPNPSATATRPPSKIKFSVHPVLQSPTGPSPAAGNAAKQPEATPSAANSNPINTTATTTATTTTTPTTPNTSAVHAASSSNTPNQAPTTTAIPTHSPKLGAHPAHTAHSAQPPAQPPAATSHGAALPQAAGPPAATQTGSHNTAKKDPELPLARKDSEGLRHKLAANM, encoded by the exons ATGGATGGGGTGGCTGGAGGCACGGGCACCCCGGGCAGTGCTGGGGGGTCCGGGGGTGGCAGCCTGCCCCGGCGCAGCGCGGGGGACTCCAAGCGGCGCAGTAAAGGCAGCAGCCTTCCCTCCTCCGGCTACCGGCTTTCCCAGGCCTCCCTGGAGGGGGAGCGGGGCTCCGTGGGGGGCGACAGCACCGGGAACAGGCGCCGCCTCTCCATCATGAGCGCCTCCAACAGGGACAGCCTCCCATTCCTCCGCCCCGCCGGGACCCCCACCACACCCATcgccctgcctcctcctcccatctcctcccccgcTGGCAACTCCTCCTCGTCCCTGCCCCCGCCGCGCTCTGTCGGCGTCCGCTCCGCCctggcctccacctcctctgcgGGCAccggggtgctggtggtggcgaCGGGCGGAGCCAcggagaccaccaccaccaccaccaccacggcctGCAATGCGGCCGGCGCGGCCGGCAGCCCCCAGATGGGCGGCCTGGCGGGGATGGGGGTCTTCGGCATGGGGCTGGACGGGGGCGAGGACTACAGCTACTCCAACCAGAGCACCTTCATCCAGAGGCAGTTCGGGGCCATGCTGCAGCCCGGGGTCAACAAGTTCAGCCTGCGCATGTTCGGCTCCCACAAGGCGGTGGCTCTGGAGCAGGAGAGGCTGAAGTCGGCCGGCACCTGGATCATACACCCCTACAGCGActtcag gTTCTACTGGGACCTGCTAATGCTGCTGTTGATGATGGGGAACCTGATCATCCTGCCTGTGGGCATCACCTTCTTCAAGGACGAGAACACGCCCCCCTGGATCATCTTCAACGTGGTGTCGGACACGCTCTTCCTGGTTGACCTGGTGCTCAACTTCAGGACCGGCATCGTCAAGGAGGACAGCACGGAGATACTGCTGGATCCAcg GGCCATCCGCCAGCGCTACCTGAAGAGCTGGTTCCTGGTGGACTTTGTGTCCTCCATCCCGGTGGACTACATCTTCCTGATGGTGGACCTGGAGGCCCGGCTGGACTCGGAGGTGTACCGGACGGCCCGGGCGCTGCGCATCGTCCGCTTCACCAAGATCCTCAgcctgctgcggctgctgcgcCTCTCCCGGCTCATCCGCTACATCCACCAGTGGGAGGAG ATCTTCCACATGACCTATGACCTGGCCAGTGCCATGGTGAGGATTGTCAACCTGATAgggatgatgctgctgctgtgccACTGGGACGGCTGTCTCCAGTTCCTGGTGCCTATGCTGCAGGACTTCCCCTCTGACTGCTGGGTCTCCAAGAACAACATGGTG AACGACACCTGGGGCGTGCAGTACTCCTACGCGCTGTTCAAGGCAATGAGCCACATGCTGTGCATCGGCTACGGCGCCCAGGCTCCCGAGGGCATGACGGACGTGTGGCTGACCATGCTCAGCATGATCGTGGGCGCCACCTGCTACGCCATGTTCATCGGACACGCCACCGCCCTCATCCAGTCGCTGGACTCGTCCCGGCGCCAGTACCAGGAGAAG TACAAGCAGGTGGAGCAGTACATGTCCTTCCACAAGCTGCCTGCGGACGTGAGGCAGAAGATCCACGAGTACTATGAGCATCGCTTCCAGGGCAAGATGTTTGACGAGGAGAACATCCTGGGAGAGCTGAGCGACCCGCTCAAAGAA GAGATCGTCAGCTTCAACTGCCGCAGCCTGGTGGCCAACATGCCGCTGTTTGCCAACGCCGACCCCAACTTCGTGACGGCGGTGCTCATCAAGCTCCGCTTTGAGGTGTTCCAGCCGGCGGACTTCATCATCCGCGAGGGCACGGTGGGCCGCAAGATGTACTTCATCCAGCACGGCCGCGTCGGCGTGCTCGCCCGCGGCAACCGGGAGACCAAGCTGAGCGACGGCTCCTACTTTGGAG AGATCTGTCTGCTGACACGGGGTCGGAGGACGGCCAGCGTCCGGGCGGACACCTACTGCCGGCTGTACTCGCTGAGCGTGGACAGCTTCAACGAGGTGCTTGAGGAGCACCCCATGATGCGGCGCGCCTTCGAGACCGTGGCGGTGGACCGACTGGACCGCATCG GCAGGAAGAACTCTCTCCTCCTGCGGAAGTCGTCCCAGGGCGGTTCGCTGGCAGGGGGCAGTATAGGCCGGGGCGGGGGTCGTGGTGgagggggccccggggccggagCAGGCCTGGCCATGGGGGGCCTGGGATCCTGCGACAGCATGCTGGTGCAGCAGATCGTCAAACACGACAGCATGCCCGCCATGCAGGAGGCCATCGCTGCGGCCGCCGCGGGACGGGGCGGGGCCCTGGGGGGAAGTGGCAGCGTGTCCCCCAGGCCCCGGCCCGTGATCTGGGCCCCGCTGGTACACGCTCCCCTGCAAACCGCAGCCGCCACCACTAACGTAGCCATCGCCCTCatgcaccagcagcagcagcagcagcagctactgcagcagcagcatgcgcTAGGTGGGGCAATATTCCTGCCTTCCCCTCTaatctctccttccccctcctcttcgtTCCCCATGTCTCCGCCCCGCGGCCCCGGGCTGCATCCCCTCCGGCCCTCTGTCAGCTCCCTCATCGGGATGATAGGGGTGGGCGGGTTGGGAGGCCTGTCCCAAAGAGGGGGGTTCCCTGGCTCCCCCTCACAGATGGGCACTCCCCTCTGCGGGGGGCTGACATCCCCGCCGGTGGCTCAAGCCCCCAGCGCCGCTTCTCCAATGATGCCAACGGCTCACCTGGGAAGGACGCATCATTACAGCCTCCGCCTCCAGTCTGACAATCCCTCGATGATTGGTGGACCTCCTGGAACGCCCACAAGCGGAGGGGCCACCACTCCTCCGCTGTTCAAAGTAGCAACAAACAACCCTCCCGCCGTGCCGTGTGCCCCTCCCGACAGCAGCGGCTACACCGTTAGCCAGCAGGGCGCTAAGGAAGCACTGCTACGTCACGGAGGAGCCGGCTCTCAGGGCCTGCCCGCCCTGGGTCGGCTCACCAAGGAGGCCAGGCTGCTGTCGGCCTCACAGCCCACTCTGCCTCACCGCTCCTGGGTCGGggttcatcctcatccccctctgCACCGGAAGGCTTCTGGGGGCAACCTGCTGCCGCCCCCTTTCTTGGTGGGCGGACTGGCCAGAGGCGGCAGCGCAGGCATTCTGAGCTTTAATTCAAACGCTTCACAACTGCCATTGGCTGTGCCTCCCTTTGGCGGTCCCCGGGCCCAGAGCATAGCCCTTATTCAGCCCCCAGTATGCATCACTGCACCTGTCCACCCCTACGCCGACCCCCACTGCGCCCCCATGCCTGCACACCCCGCCACCATCATGGGCACGGCCATGCCCACCACGGCAGTTCCCTTACCTTGCTCTCCCAAGCCAACTCCCCTCTCCccggccggccccgcccccaccccctccaccccccccgccGTGCTCTCGCCGACCCCCCGGCCAAAGCCTGGTCCTCCTATTCCTTCTCGCGCCTCCTCTCCCCCGTGCAGCTCCACGCCTCATCCATCCTCGAGCCCAGTGCCTTGCCCCAagcccatccctccaccctccccgcgctcctcctccccctctccctgctccacccctcctcctccgctgcccTCCGTCCCTACCCCCGCCCCCATGCCTCCAACCTATGGGGCGAGGTCACCGCTCAccagctcctctcccccctcctcccccccagcctgtcCCCAGAGTCCCAGGGCCAAAGCCTCCCACACgcctccccccccgtctcccctgtCCGGCCTTAGTCCCGCTCAgactcccaccccccctcccaccccgccCCGTCCACACACCCCTACGTCCACCCAAATGCCCCCTCCTGTCTCCGCCCTACCCCCTGGCCCCCCTAGCTCCGCTCCGTCCCTGGGTGCCGGTCAGAGCCTGAACCCAGCTCATGCTACCCCTCtatccccctccccacacccagGTCaatctcccatctctccccccgtccATCTCTCTGCCCCCGCTTCACCTAGGGCTTTGACCCCCAGCTCAGCCCTTGCCCCTTCCcagatgccaagacagtccccGACCCAGATGCCCTCAATGAGCCCGGTTCCAGCCCCCAACCCTTCGGCTACAGCTACTAGACCCCCCAGTAAAATAAAGTTCTCAGTGCATCCCGTGCTTCAGTCTCCTACCGGGCCTTCGCCTGCTGCAGGCAATGCTGCAAAACAACCTGAAGCAACCCCCAGCGCTGCTAACTCCAACCCCATCaacaccactgccaccaccaccgccaccaccaccaccacccccaccacccccaacacGTCTGCGGTCCATGCTGCATCCTCCTCCAATACCCCCAACCAAGCGCCGACCACCACTGCTATTCCGACCCATTCTCCAAAACTCGGTGCACACCCTGCACACACTGCCCACAGCGCTCAGCCACCCGCCCAGCCACCTGCTGCGACCTCCCACGGAGCAGCCCTCCCCCAGGCAGCCGGTCCCCCGGCCGCCACCCAGACCGGCTCCCACAACACTGCCAAGAAAGACCCAGAGCTGCCTCTGGCCAGGAAGGACTCTGAGGGACTGAGACACAAACTCGCTGCCAACAtgtag